gtTTCCTCCCACAGTCACGCcgcacgcgcaaaatcaacgataaaatgcaacaaagggtAGTAAAGTCTTTTCCCGCAGTCACTTCTGCgccaaatcaacgataaaatgcattaaaaccaagtataacatcttctgctgcagtcagtcacgtgcgaagtctcagattaaacgtaagaaaagcaagtaaaatctcctattctctatatcAACTATACaactatctttgatttgaaaaatgaaaaaaaaatcagtcttaaGTAAATCCAActatttttaaaaagcaagtttttaaaaagtggcgaagtattgccatttttggacattttgcaaagggtatagTAAGgaaaaatggttacaaaatggtcgattttgggaacgaagttctgataAACCAACCGAGATGACTGTTCCGCCCGCATGTTCAGGAAACTGAgacgagtaaatgacgtgacactgtcatgtattcacttgaccctacgcaattcatttcattcccacgaatatggtaagaactagagttagagggaacttgcgcatgcgcaaacaaaacaccaggACAACAGTACCTATgaacgtggtgccagagcatcgtaccaaacgatttcccccgagattttgGCCCGTGCGTCGCTTTTGTGTGCTAAagttcagatacctgtcgtcaccgacaggcaaggagggagagataagtcggcccctagaccatacgagacagatcccattcatccactcagctcgactcaaagatagtaccaatttctatatatatagaacagtcttctagatattttccccatgtggtacgctcaggtgtgtcctaatgtagagcatatttaacaattgtgCACGGGCTCTAGCAGAGACcgcactcatttcaaggctcagaccccttCTTGaactcttgttgtttttcatacggtacgaTGTGGTGACtcctggtgcaaaatagatggtgtttacgcatgcgcatttctgaaaatatgaaatagtccattttgtgccattccatttcattcatgtcttttagtgcttgtttttgtgccCATTTTttggattcgaagcaaatttcttttttttttttgttgtagttttgaaatttcatgctctccaatccaattatatagagtATAATACAATCATGGGGAGAGCGGAGATATAGAATTTTTCTACCAATCTTCAAGTCtatatctctcaagtgagcgaagtgattttccacatcttgcaagccacGTAGAGACGTTTAATAGTAAAGTTGattaatttggggaaagaaattaaaaatgacaagaattgaaacgaaaagaaactcggaccacGCACGAACGTATTCCTATATTTTGACTCTTACgctaccttggatctgtttcatccaaaacaatgacttcaaaaaagatcaaatattaaagaaatagaaacttgaaaagtggccaataggctatgaaacggcaaaatgattaaaaaatgaccaaagtTGAAAGTGAAGTCAGCtctacgggctaagaacaaagcaaatgcagatcaagtcatatggtaatttgaacgaacgaaattccaaccatcttacattttgttctgagcaaaaagggaaacaacaggaaaaacgaatcaattCTAGAGAAAGACAAAGcttcagttaaagctggtaaaatgatctaagaaaaacgccaatTAACGCAGTCACTTGCGCagaattaatgaaaaaataagacaaaagctaggacgccacacatcccactccctgatgcagttacccgcgaaatcatcactgccctcgcagtcatttgcgcacaaaatcaatgataaaatgcactaaaagaaatatagcaattgcttctccgcagcaacttttgcacaacaccaatgatatgatacactaaaaatcttcaaacatttgctcccgtagtcacttgctcacaaaatttataacaaaatgcactaaaagaacctaGAACATTTGATCCTgctgtcacttgcgcacaacttcagaaaaaAGGTGCTggaaaagaacacgaaatatttgatcccgcagaCACATGCGCAAAgtattgattataaaatacctagaaaaaagcctaaaaaatCTCCTCCCGCAGACTCGCATTTCATCGGAGATACTGTATCAAAATCCAAACCTGTTTTTAAACATCTTAAATCAAAATTACCAGGTGAGCGTAAATCTGTTTTCAAGCAACTGTCAAACCCTGCCCACAGATAGTAAcgaaaattcacaaaatagGGTCTGATTTAATGCCACAAATAAACTGTACAATGcttatttagttattttccTAGTAGCTCTAGTTTAGCAGTATGATCGATCGGAACTATTTTGACATCGCATAACTGTTGAATTGAAATGTTACcactcaaatttgaaatagatTTAACCTTATTTTGTCTTCAttcctatttttgtttttatttggaTCAGTAGGACTTGTGCACCTTAGTGAAAAGCAACGAATAAAGAAGCTGAAAGTACGAAAGAAAGCACCCTACGTCTCTCTTCTTCAAGGATTAATAGAGAGTTTGTAGTCGTTCTACTATGTAAATTTAACTGAAATACCTCGACAGTgctaacctttttttttttttgttattgatgTTAAAAGTTCGTGCCGTTGACCGAAAATCAAATTATGTTGACCTCAACAGGGGCTTGTTTATCGAAAGTCTCGGGAATTACTGGGCCCGAAAAACTGTTTTATGCTTGCCGTGTTTATATCTATGATcagaaattgtaatggtttcAAACTGGAGATAATGAAGTACCagctaaagaaacaaattggtGTGGTTTTGAACAAGAACCACCTATAcaatatttcaatattttaggtTTTGATTTGAATACGTCCTCTGACCAAAAAAAGTTTCCGGGATTTCCGAGCCAGGGTTTGGTAAAAGTTacgtttttttgtgtttttgttttgcttttgttttgctttttttgatttttttttacactggTGAAGTATATGGATACAGATGGATGTTAATAGAAATTTTCCCTATTTTCTCTACCagcactcatttcattcaaacgcgaaaaagactttttcgttctttttaagtttcacaaacaaccaggaaccttcacatgtaaacgcacacgttgcaaaacttgtccctttatttctaacacagttaagatctcaggacccaatcgatcctcttaaagtcactgaccattttacatgcatctccacaaatgtcatctattgcataacctgcacgctatgcaagaaaatctacataggcgaaacagggagaagattgGCGGGCTGCTtgcgcgaacacctacgagacatagaaaaaaaaaacaacaacacagaTGCATCCAAAACATTCGCGCgtcattttaatcttcctaatcactcccacaACAACATGattatttgcgggctatccttacactacgggaacacagaaagccgcaaaaatctcgaacaaaagttcatttttcaactaGGTACACTCTCttcacacggaattaatgaacgcctctcattccactaatttattcacaaattcatgtgaccatatttccaccaatggcaaagctcctctacactctcacaTAAACCGCagcaccccacaattcctctattcagtctgacgaagggctaacgctcgaaacgtcagctttctaaacctttcacgatggtaattcaacctttgtcAACGTTAACTCGTTTGAGAAGACTAAATTTTCGCTTTCATCTGTCCCACTGACGGAGCACCacattttctttagaaactagaaatccatttactaCTCACACCGTTCCAAACTAAGCATGCACCATGCAAGTAAAGTGcctatgacacgaaattttttattaccttgttcgaaagagctttcaaaatgatgaagaattttattgtgatagcactcttggctGCCGAGTTATTggagattttgatttatgcaaattggATGATTTGTGACGTCAGAATTGTGACACAAAGTGGTGTGAAATCACAATAAATTGAATATCTCTCacgactttttctgtatagaactgaaacttagtACAGTTATTAAACTCCTGACAAAGTTCAATAatatgtccactgtgacatttccatggcaacacaatgagctccaggccctctccattcaaaggggaaaatcagagttttcctccttcaagaagtgttatttgctatCGTTATTTATTCAGTAGGTGTGAGCGCTTATGGACactacacagcacaagcacaagaaagtctgatatactctggagcaacaaataaggcagttttcattttaggaaggtagaggtctggtaaccaATGTGTTgttatggtgacatcataaccactatcaaaATGCGTAGTTCTTGCACTACATCAACCCTACAAAATTTCAAACCTGTATCCTTAGTATtcgcacagatattccatattttgttatttaacaccactttgtgtcaCCAATGTGACTTAAAAAGTCATCTCAACCCAAAACAACTTCTTGCTTTCCCTGAAACAGACGCACCAATTGgaaacaacacaacaaaaaattcaaagaaatggaagccATTTCTTTCGCCGCTGGAACGAGTctcctaaaccctaaaccttGAGACTATAAATGCTGATTCCcctattttaaaactatagCTATAAATGTAaccccaaaggaaaaaaaatatattttatgaaGTGCTAGAGGTCGTAAATAATtatcttttctaaaattttcacttatttttcATGCTAGAAAACATACAATTTAATGCAATTAGTCCTTGGTCATTGGTAATTCAGGAAAAAGGTAATGGAAAACTCTTTAAAGTGtcattgaacattaaaaaaatgtacaaacgTTTCGGGCAGAGCCCTTCATCCATGTAAAAAAGCCCATTGTGGCAAGTCGGCATACGCCATACGAAGAAACTAACGGTGAAAGTGCGCTTGCATGTAACGTGCGCGCGCGAGAAACACAGCTATGAAAGAGTGTGCGTTACATGCGTGTGCattaaataaaagcaatgtacGTGTTTAAATGAAACTAAAGTTGATGTTAAGGCCATTTGGCTTGAATGTTCCGAGCTCGAAAATAAGCCTCATCTCTTGCTTCTTTCGGCGGGTGTTATCACCGCTGCAGCGTTTGAGACCGCAGATCATGATGTCATTAAGTGAATGGGAGGCAGAGTTGAAATGTTCGGCTACAGGAAAGCCAGGAGAATTGTTTCGAATGCTACGCAGGTGTTGGTAATTCATGTCACGTTCGTCTTGCAATACTTATTGTATTATTTACTGTAGTCTATATTGTTTGATGGTGTAACTGTGCGtgtttaaatttaaaaatagagTATAGTTACTTCTGATGTCATATAAAATGGTAATTCGCCCGCCACCTTTTCACACAAGTACTAAGCTTTAACCTAAATTTAAGAATACAGTCCAAAGCTACCCGCGCCTATGTAAGCATTTTAGTTTCACGACTTAATCAGTTAGCAGCTGGTACGCACTTGATCTGTCTCAACCGTCTCGTGCCAGTAATGCATCATGGATACCAAAAACCCTTAACAACCTAAGTAATAAACGTGCATGTGACTAACCAGATAGATAAACTGAACGTATCATTCTAATTAAAATTTGTTACAAAAATATGATGCCATTGGAAAAACTCTGTTGTCTCACCTTCAACCATGAAATTGATGTAATCGCTGCATGTGACACCCACAGAGTTGCTTGCCATACATTTGTATGCTGCATTGTCACCACTGGTAAGTGTCCTAATCCAAACTCCAGAGTCTCTCTTGTTTGAACCCACACTTCCAGTTCCAAGCAATGTGAGGTTTTCCACTGCAGGGTTGGAGGCTTCAACAACGCAGGTAAAATTTGCCACCATGCCTACACAGACATGGTGGTTTCTTGACAGGTTAGTGGTCAAAGTGACTCCTTTAGGTGCATCTGAATGAACGAAAACAACAATGGAGTAACCGATTCGATTTTACATTTGGGGGATGATATACTAATGCAACTGGGAATGTaagcattttgcaaaaatgcagGTTGCTGGATTTTCTACTGCCATAGATAAAATGTCAAACAACAGAGTGATTATAATTACGCCAATAAACCACCTCTACTTTTCAAAAAAGGTGGCTATTTTATGTCAAAATAGTTACGCCAAACATGCCAGGGGTTTCAAGCTTTAATTTTCAGTGTTCTTAGAGTGCTTGAAGTCACTTGATGGGGGAGTTACTATGTGTCAATGGAAATAACCGTACGCCCGCAGATGAAATCTTGGCTTTTTTAGAGTActtattaaattaaactaattAATTATCTTGCACCAAATAACATCCTCTTAATCAAAACGCACGTTCCAGCAAGCCTCTGATGACGCGCTCATGCCTCTTCTAAACCTCATGAGTTAGTTGCTTGGTACTGAAAGCTTATGCAAAAACTTCATGGTTTGCATAACTATTAGCTTTACAAGTAACTGTTCACGAAGCTAGCAGGCGAGAGAATTTTACAGTTTCCTCCCAAAAAATATCTCGAAGTGTTACTTAGTTTTAAATGCGAAAGTTAGTAACTTTGAAGTTAAAATTATCTCACTGCCTTGTTAATTACTTTGCGAAGAAGTTCAGTCAATCGATAACGTAATAGTTCAGTTCATTATAAAGTGCATGAGCAAAATACCAAAATTTAATCTTAAGTAAAGAGCGGAAAGCGATAATTTCTGCTACAAGATGACACCATACCTTTTGGATAtttgaaaacttaaaaatgtaTATCTCTTACAATGATTCTGTAAACGAGACATTTGAGACTTGTTTTGAAGGCAAAGAAGCTACTGATTAGGAATTTAACAGATTATTCCTTTCCATTTATTACAGATTCTTTCGATTTTACAGAAAGAGTGTGAAAGCTTATTAAATCAGTTTGAAGTTTGAAATGGTTAGTATTGAGCCTCATTCATCATTCACGAATACTCATCGGCCAATGGATTTTCATATGTGACTATAATTATTCAGGAAAATTAGGGTCGACCTCCGCTAGTGCTGCTTGGTTATTTTGATAGCCTTTCATGGTACCCTCTGCATTCAAATCCAAGGTAATCACCTACCTAAAATGCACAAAGAATCCTCAAAAGCAGGACACCAATAAGAATGATCTCTTACAGCGACGTTATGGATTTCTTCACAATATCACTAGTCAAACTCCCTGGGTTTACCAACTACAAACGGACTGTCAAAGGATAATGAAGATCCCTTCCTTACTCCCTACTCTACAGGTGTCTTTCCATACAAACTAGCATTCAACCAAGTTAGCTTCTCATTGGGTGGTCTACACTGGCCAAGACCAAAACGCAGGGATAAGCAGCAGTAAGATTATAGTTTATTATCCGGCGCTTTTCAGATCTGATTTAAGTCGCATCAAAACTTTTCTATCTTATGCATAGAAAAATGATGAATCAAAGTTAAAGAGATGAAACCTGTATAAAAactgctttttgttttcaactgtaAAACATCGGAGGAGTTTATTTTCTCCTTCTCTTATAATTTTGAGCTGTGCCCAAGAGAGCAACAACTTATAAGTTAAGTTAAGTTGAGTTAAACGGCAATGACATAGTTTTTGTCTGTTTGAGAGTGTGCTGTAGCAACTGTTCGTCCCCCTATTCgtttcatttcttgtttccAAATGTATGTGCCTCAATGCAATGTTTTTGCAGACGATCAAGCGTTATCTGCTGTCTGAACAATTTCTCTAACAGCTGCTTTCTCATGCTTAAAAGGGGTCACGAAGAGCcgtcaagaaaacaaactgaTTCATTCAGTTTTCATCTGGTGCTTCAAAAAGGTTTAACTTCATAATGAGGTATGTAAGGCTATCGTTTGATTTGATGATTCAGAAGTCCATTCAACGTAACACTTACATTGCACATCAATGGTAACACTTCTAGTAGAAGGCATTCCGACACCATTCTCTGCTGTGCATCTGTAGTCCCCTGCATCATGTCTGTTGATGTTAATTAATGGCATGGTGACAACACTGTTATCAGAGAGTCTTGTCCATGTGATACGTGGTTTCGGTTTACCCTTAGCTGAGCAATTCAGGTTCAAATTCCCTCCTTCTATCACCAACGTGTTTCCAGTTATTCCAATGATGCTTGGTGGAACTGCAATAGCAAAAGTAAAAGTGCAACCATaaatctttttattattattattattttattttattttttctttcggtTCAAGAGTT
This sequence is a window from Acropora palmata chromosome 9, jaAcrPala1.3, whole genome shotgun sequence. Protein-coding genes within it:
- the LOC141893154 gene encoding opioid-binding protein/cell adhesion molecule-like isoform X2, encoding MLGALLVIFTCILHWSETANITKFISKSSSPSYAVEGKKFTLDWNYILDGTIRYAQYFIVKGHGNDLLIGQSSGPGKVTVQGGFQARFRADVTDTRAQLTILAVQRSDEGTYKLTILPTGAGSISELVTVVVNFPPSIIGITGNTLVIEGGNLNLNCSAKGKPKPRITWTRLSDNSVVTMPLININRHDAGDYRCTAENGVGMPSTRSVTIDVQYAPKGVTLTTNLSRNHHVCVGMVANFTCVVEASNPAVENLTLLGTGSVGSNKRDSGVWIRTLTSGDNAAYKCMASNSVGVTCSDYINFMVEGVRASSPPIFSLFRLCRFSCIACRLCNR